GAAGACGCGATTCATTGCGTCTCTACAGCATGGTTTATTTGTCACATTCTTTTTTCAAATTGGTATTAAATGAATCTGAAATTAAAATTAATATGTTAGTTAAATGAAATATAAAGAAAGTAAAATGAATCTAATCAGGTTCTTCAATTCGAAATTCTCAAGTCTCATATTCAGTAGATAATATAGAAATTTTGATTTTTAGAGTAGGAATATTAAAATTGTCCGCTCTTATAGCCTATACAAATTGATAGTAATCACTATTTCACAAGATATCTTACGAAGTCCCTCAGCAAAAACTTGCGTAAGGTTAATATTAGCAAGTATGCACAAGAAAGCATCGCCCTAATCACAAAAAACATTTGCTTAATTACAAATATTCAAAAAAAACTTCTGGGACTAACCTTAATTCTCTGGATTTGAATCGAGAAATATTTACCCATAGCGCTCTATGTTTATGATTTTCTGACTCAGAAAATATTAAGCTTTCCAGTTTATAAAACTCTGAATTAGCAAAATCACATTGATAAAGTTGAATAATTTCATGTCCTTGCCTACCGTTAAATATAAACAAGTTTTCTATACAACCTAAATAGCGAATATTAGCCAAGCTTGCTTGAATTTCTTCTTGAAATTCTCGTTTTAAAGCTACGCGGCTGGTTTCCCCAAATTCAACTCCACCACCTAAAGCTCGATAAAATGTTTCTTGCTTCGCTGGGTCGTAGCCTTCAGAAACAAATATGCGATCGCCATCCCGAATTAGCCCCAAGACTATTACTCGAATTTCGCCTGATTTATTCATTGTTAAAACTAATTATCGTAATTATCATAAATAGAGTGAGGACGACTGTCACTATCTTCGACAGGCCAATCTTCATTTTCGCCACCTATATAAAAATCTTCAATAGTGACATATTCCTCACTTAGTTGCGTTATGGCATTGATTAAAATATCTAGAGCGATCGCATCACTTGTTCCTAAGTCAAACCAGCAACGCGCCCATACTCCCTCATACTCAAACTCACCCATGTTGTGCATCAGTGCCAATAAGCTTTTGTCGTAACCCTGCGAATCATAATGCATATAGCTGAGTTCAATTTCATTTTCCTGTACTTGGAGATTTTCTGCATTAAATGCACCCAATTTGCCCAAATAAAACCAGGAATTGAAAACTTCTTCTACATACTGCTTTTCACGTGCGGAAGGAACTGTGCTGAACTTCAGCCAAATCCATACATCAAAAGGATTGAACTCACGGAACTGAATGTGCATTTTAGTCAAATATCTCAATTATTTTTACTGAAAATAAGCATATCAGGAAGGGGACGAGGAACTAGGGATTGGGGAATAAGTTTTCCTTACTCCCCAGTACCCAATATCCATTATTTACCTGAATTATTCAGACTAACTGCACTGCTGCGTTCACGCTCAATTTGTTTGACTAAATTACCTGGAAGTTGAGATTTTTTAGTCAATGCTTTGTTAAAATTAGCGATCGCTTCTTGAATAAGTTGCTGGCTTTT
This region of Nostoc sp. UHCC 0302 genomic DNA includes:
- a CDS encoding NUDIX domain-containing protein yields the protein MNKSGEIRVIVLGLIRDGDRIFVSEGYDPAKQETFYRALGGGVEFGETSRVALKREFQEEIQASLANIRYLGCIENLFIFNGRQGHEIIQLYQCDFANSEFYKLESLIFSESENHKHRALWVNISRFKSRELRLVPEVFFEYL
- a CDS encoding DUF3531 family protein — translated: MHIQFREFNPFDVWIWLKFSTVPSAREKQYVEEVFNSWFYLGKLGAFNAENLQVQENEIELSYMHYDSQGYDKSLLALMHNMGEFEYEGVWARCWFDLGTSDAIALDILINAITQLSEEYVTIEDFYIGGENEDWPVEDSDSRPHSIYDNYDN